In a single window of the Streptomyces cinnabarinus genome:
- a CDS encoding ABC transporter substrate-binding protein, producing the protein MTSTASRSRSIIVLAATAALLAGCGSSDEENDNPLAGDKASGDTVVVGSNNFAESILLADIYGEALKAKGLKVTYKPNIGSRETTYGLLKNGSITVLPEYNGSLLAYLDPKAEQKSAEAVNAAVKTKLDKKLTLLESSPAEDKDSVSVNAETAKKHGLTADSTLADLKDIAPEMVIGGSPEFQTRHQGLLGLKDVYGLEFKSFKALDAGGPLTQAALTKNTVQAADIFTTDPTITKEKFVVLKDPENLFGFANVTPLVYKSGLSQEGIDALDAVSAKLDTTTLLDLDSQVQLENKDPLDVAKAWLASVGLD; encoded by the coding sequence GTGACTTCTACCGCTTCACGCAGCAGGTCCATCATCGTGCTCGCCGCCACCGCGGCCCTGCTCGCGGGGTGTGGCTCCTCCGACGAAGAGAACGACAATCCCCTGGCCGGGGACAAGGCGAGCGGCGACACCGTCGTCGTCGGCTCCAACAACTTCGCCGAGTCCATCCTGCTCGCCGACATCTACGGCGAGGCCCTGAAGGCCAAGGGCCTCAAGGTCACCTACAAGCCCAACATCGGCAGCCGTGAGACCACTTACGGTCTGCTGAAGAACGGCTCCATCACGGTGCTTCCGGAGTACAACGGCTCGCTGCTGGCGTACCTGGACCCGAAGGCGGAGCAGAAGAGCGCCGAGGCGGTGAACGCCGCGGTGAAGACCAAGCTCGACAAGAAGCTGACGCTGCTGGAGTCCTCGCCCGCCGAGGACAAGGACTCCGTGAGCGTCAACGCGGAGACGGCGAAGAAGCACGGCCTGACCGCCGACTCCACCCTCGCCGACCTCAAGGACATCGCCCCCGAGATGGTCATCGGCGGTTCGCCCGAGTTCCAGACCCGGCACCAGGGCCTGCTCGGCCTGAAGGACGTCTACGGCCTGGAGTTCAAGTCCTTCAAGGCGCTCGACGCGGGCGGTCCGCTGACCCAGGCGGCGCTGACGAAGAACACCGTGCAGGCCGCGGACATCTTCACCACGGACCCGACCATCACCAAGGAGAAGTTCGTCGTCCTGAAGGACCCGGAGAACCTCTTCGGCTTCGCCAACGTGACCCCGCTGGTCTACAAGTCGGGCCTGTCGCAGGAGGGCATCGACGCCCTCGACGCGGTCTCCGCCAAGCTCGACACCACGACCCTGCTGGACCTGGACTCCCAGGTCCAGCTGGAGAACAAGGACCCGCTCGACGTGGCGAAGGCCTGGCTGGCGTCGGTCGGCCTGGACTGA